The nucleotide sequence TCGTAAACTAATTTTATTGGGGGTATATATTTTATGGAAGTATTAAAAGTATCAGCTAAATCTCAACCTAAATCCGTAGCAGGTGCATTAGCAGCAGTTCTTAGAAATAGTAATTCTGCTGAAGTACAGGCGGTAGGAGCTGGAGCTATAAATCAAGCAGTAAAAGCCATAGCAATAACTAGAGGATTTGTAGCTCCTAATGGAATTGATCTTGTTGTTGTTCCAGCCTTTGCTGAAATATCTATTGAAGGCGAAGATAGAACAGCAATAAAATTTATAGTTGAATCAAGATAGAGAAAAACCGTGTTATCACGGTTTTTTATTGAATTTTTTTATAAATTAATATAAACTTATAGTGTTTACATTTTTAAATTTTATGAAAGGAAGATACGTTATGAGAAAAGCAACAAGAGAAAAAGCAACAAAGGTTCTTGCTTGCATAATTGTGCTTGCCATGATTATTGGATTGTTTGAAGGATTTATCTTTAGAAGTTAAAAAGGAGTGCTTTTATGTTTCTTAAATCCATTGAAATACGAGGCTTTAAATCTTTTGCCGATAAGACAGATTTGATTTTCAAAAATGGTATAACTGCTGTTGTTGGTCCTAATGGAAGTGGAAAAAGTAACATTTCAGATGCTGTGCTGTGGGTTCTTGGAGAACAAAGTGTTAAGAACTTAAGAGGCGGTAAAATGGAGGATGTAATATTTGCAGGAACCCAATACAGAAAATCAGTTGGACTAGCTCAAGTATCTTTGATTCTTGACAATTCAGACAAACAACTTAATCTTGATTATTCTGAAGTTACTGTAAGCAGAAGATTATATCGATCTGGAGACAGTGAATATTATATAAATAATACTAAATGCAGACTTAAAGATATACAAGAATTATTTATGGATACTGGTATCGGTAAGGAAGGATACTCCATAATTGGTCAAGGTAAAATTGAAGCTGTTTTAAGCGGAAAACCAGAGGAGAGAAGAGCCCTTTTAGAAGAAGCAGCAGGTATAGTCAAGTTCAAGACTAGAAAAGTAGATGCTGAGAAAAAACTTGAAAACACTAATCAAAATTTAGTGAGGATAAATGATATTTTAAGAACTTATGAAGAAAGATTAGAACCACTTAGAATAGAAAGTGAAAAAGCTAAAAGGTTTGTGGAATTATCAGATGAACTTAAAACAAAGGAAATAAACACCATTATATATTCAATTGACAATATAGATTACAGAATTAATGATTTGAAACAAAAAATGGCTGATTTGAAGCTATCTATTGATGAAAATGTTAAAGATAAAGAAAAAATTTCTTTAGAATTAAAGGTGGCTACTGAAAGCTTGGATGAGTTTGATGCTAAATATTCTAGTAATAAAACAAAATACTATGAGAGTAAATCTGAGCATCAAAAAATACTTTCAGAGATAGAATTATTAAAAGAAAAAACAAGTAACTCAGATGTGGCTAAAAATAAACTCTATAAAGAAATTGAAGATTTGGATAACAGCATCGTAAATCTAAAAAGTAGATACGAGATTCAATTAAAAACATTAACAGAAGACAAAAATTACAATAAAGAGTTATTAAGTAAGATAAACAAAAGTGAAGAAAAGAAGAAAAATATTGATGGACTTATTGAAGAGTGGGAAAAGTCAATAAAACAGTATAAAAATGATGCTATAGACATAATCAGTACTATTTCTCAAAATAATAATGAGGTTGTAATATTAAAAAAAGAAATTGAAAGTAATGAATCAAAGCTGGAAAGCATAAAAAGGGCTGGAGAAGGATATTCTAAGTCCTTAAAAATAAATGAGGTTACAAAAAACACACTGAGTGAAGAGCTAGTAAAAATCAATGATAAAATAAGTGGATATGAAAATCAAATAAGAGAAAATAGAAGCAAAATATCAAAATTGAATAGAATCATATCTGATGAGGAAAAATTAAACAGAGAGTTAAATTCTAAGTCTAATAAGTTAGAAGCTAATAAAAATATGCTTATCAATCTCGAGAAGCAGTATGAGGGATATAATAGGTCTGTTAAAAATCTTATGCAGCATGTTACAAAGGGCTTTGTTGATGTAAAACCTGAGAGTTCATTTGTACTTGGAGAAGTTATAAAAGTAAAAAAGGAATTTGAAACTGCTGTTGAGATATCACTCGGGGCTGCTATATCTGACATTATAACTCTAGATGATAACATTGCAAAAAAACTTATAAACTATTTAAAATCTAAAAATCTAGGAAGAGCCACTTTTTTGCCTCTTAATATTATAAAGGGTAGGAAATTAAATATTTCTGATGCTACTAGGCATGAAAAAGGTTTTATAGGCATAGCAAGTGAACTTATAGATTATGACAGTACGTTTTTGCCTGCAGTTAATTATGTACTTGGAAGAACTGTAATTGTAGATAATATGGATAGTGCACTTAAGATTGCAAAATTAAATTCATATTCATTTAAAATAGTAACCTTAACAGGAGAGGTTGTAAATCCAGGAGGTTCACTTACAGGAGGAAGTACATATTCAAAGGCAGCAAGCATAATAGGTAGAAAAAGAGAAATTGAAGAGTTAAATCTAGAGCTTAATAATGTATCTCAAGCATTGGAGCAGTCTTCAAATAAAATAATTGAAAATAAGAAAGTTGTAAAAGAACTAGATAACCTTTGCCTTGATTTAACAGACACAATCCATGGAGAAAAAATAGAACTTACAAAAATCAAGGAAAGATTAAAGTCCATAGACATTGAAAGTGAAAAATTAAATAAAAGCTATAATACCTCTGTTGGTGAAATAGGCTTCATTAAGGAAAAAATAAATAAGCATTTAGAAAAACTCAAAGTAAAAGAGGAAGAAAATAAAGCTTTAAAGTTAAGAGAAGCCAATAACAATAATTTAATAGATGAATTAGAGAGAAAGCTAAAGGATGAAAATTCTAAAGTTTTAAATTTAAATGAAGAAATAATGTCTATGAAGGTAGATAAAGCAAAAAGTGATGAGATGCTTATGTCTTCAACTAGAGAAATTGAAAGATACAAGGTTGAAATGCATAACATGGAAAATAAGAAAATAAGCCTAAAAAATGAGATTGACGATTTTGAAAATCAAGTCAAGATTCTAAAAAATAAAATTGAGTATAATAACGGTAAGGTAGTTCAAATAAAACAGGTAATTGAAGAACTTGAAAATTCCTTTAAGGATAGCGAAGTAGAAAGATCTAAATTAAAGGGAAACATAGAAAACAAGAGAAATTCTCTTCAAGGTATAAACTTAGTTTTACAAAAATTAGAGACAGAAAAGCATAGGTATGAGATAAATTTAGCCAAAATTGAAACAGAAAGTGAAAATCTCTATGAAAGATTAAACAGCGATTTTAAATTAACTTATTCTGAGGCAGCTGAGTTTAAAGAAGAAATTGAAGAGATGATAAGTTATAAGAAAAAAATAGATGAGTTAAAAAGAGAAATAAATAAAATGGGAGTAGTAAATGTGGCTAGTATTGAGGAATACAAAGAAGTTAAAGAAAAATACACATTTATGAATTCTCAAAAGGAAGATTTAGATAACGCTAAGGATGAACTTATACGTGTTATAGAAGAGATGACTTCAAAAATGAGAACTGTGTTTAATGAAAACTTTAAGAAGCTAAATGAGAATTTTAAAATTACATTTAGAGATCTTTTTAAAGGTGGAAATGCAGATCTTATATTAAGTGGAGATGATGAATTAAACAGCAGTATAGAAATAAATGTTGAGCCTCCAGGTAAAAAACTTCAAAATATAAATTTGATGTCCGGAGGAGAAAAGGGTCTTTCAGCTATAGCGCTTTTATTTGCTATATTAAAAATGAAACCTACTCCTTTTTGTATACTTGATGAAATTGAGGCAGCACTTGATGATGCAAATGTGGCACGATATGCAGAATTTTTGAGAAGATTTTCTGAGAACACTCAATTTATTGTAATCACTCACAGAAAAGGTACCATGGAAGCAAGTGACGTACTTTATGGTGTTACAATGGAGGAAAAAGGTGTTTCAAAGGTTATATCATTGGACTTAGATAGTGATAGAGAAAACGTAAGTTAAAATAATTGTATTTACAGGAAGGTGAAAATATGTTAGGTAACTTTTTTGATAAACTTAAAAATGGTCTTTCAAAAACAAAGAACAATCTTACAAGTAAGATAAGTGATGTCTTAACATCTACAGTAACTATAGATGATGATTTATATGATGAGCTAGAAGAAATTCTTATAACTTCAGATATAGGAGTAGAAACATCTTTGTACATAATAGATAAGCTTAAAGAAAAAATAAAAGAAAACAAGGTAAAAGACCCATCACTTGTAAATGACTGTTTAAAAGAAGTTATAAAAGATATCCTTGGTGATAAAAAGGGAAGCTTGATGCCAAAACAAATTCCCGAAACAATATTAGTTGTAGGAGTAAATGGTGTAGGAAAAACCACTTCTATTGGTAAAATTTCTTCAAGACTTAAGTCTCAAAATTTAAAGGTAATAATGGCAGCTGCCGATACATTTAGAGCAGCGGCTATAGATCAACTTGAGGTTTGGAGTAAAAGAGCCAATGTAGATATAATAAAGCATCAGGAGGGGTCTGACCCAGCAGCTGTGGTTTTTGATGCTATTGAGGCAGCTAAAGCTAGAAAAGCTGATGTATTAATATGTGATACTGCTGGAAGACTTCATAATAAAAAGAATCTTATGAATGAGCTTGAAAAGATAAATAGAATTATTGATAGAGAGTTTAGTCAAAGTACAAGAAGAACATTACTTGTACTTGATGCTACAACAGGGCAAAATGCAGTTATTCAAGCAAAACAATTCATGGAGGTTTGTAAGGTAGATGGTATAGTTCTAACAAAATTAGATGGTACGGCTAAAGGCGGTATTGTTATTTTTATAAAACATCAACTTGATATACCTGTTGAATTTGTTGGGGTAGGAGAAGGAATTGATGACCTTCAGGAATTCAATCCATCGGATTTTGTAGAAGCTTTATTTTAGTATAAAGAGTGTTAAGTAAAAGTACTTGACACTCTTTGCGTTTTTTGATATGATATTATCATTGGTCGGTGGTTTGAATGGAAGAAAGAATATATTTGTCAATGCTTTTAAGCACTTATGGCAGTCTACTTACAGAAAAGCAAGTGAATGTCATGAGATTATATTATGACGATGATTTATCCATGCCGGAGATAGCAGAATTAAACAATACTACAAGGCAAGCTATACATGATTTAATAAAAAGATGTCATAAAATGCTTTTAAACTATGAAAATAAACTTAAACTTGTAGAAAAGTATAAAAGAAATGAAGATATAAAGAAAGACATTAAGGACAAACTTTATATTTTGAAAGATAAAATTCAAGATAAAGATAATGTTCAGTTAATTGATGAAATTGAAAAAGATATAAATTCTTTTAGTATATAAAACGGGGAGGGATTTTACATGGCTTTCGAGGGATTATCTACAAAATTACAAGCAGCAATGAAAAAACTCAGAGGAAAAGGTAAACTTTCTGAAAAAGACATAAAAGATGCTATGAGAGAAGTTAAGCTTGCTCTTTTAGAAGCAGATGTTAACTACAAAATAGTTAAGAACTTTGTTAAAGTAGTAGGAGAAAAGTGTCTAGGTAATGAAGTTATGGAAAGTCTTACTCCTGGGCAGCAAGTTATAAAAATAGTTAATGAAGAGTTAACTAACCTCATGGGTAAAGAGGAAAGCAAAATAGAATTTGAGGAAAATGGAATTACTGTTATAATGGCAGTTGGACTTCAAGGTGCAGGAAAAACCACTATGTGTGGAAAGCTTTCTCTTAGTTTAAAGAAAAAAAATAAAAAGCCACTTCTTGTTGCATGTGATATATATAGACCAGCAGCTATAAAGCAGTTAGAGGTAGTTGGAAAGTCAATAGATGTCCCTGTTTTTTCTATGGGGGATAAGGTTAATCCTGTTGATATTTCAAAGGCTGCAATGAAGCATGCTAAAGAAAATGGTTTAAATGTAGTTATAATAGATACTGCGGGAAGACTTCATATTGATGATCAGCTTATGAATGAACTTGAGAACATAAAAAGTGAAGTTAATCCTAAGGAAATTTTGCTTGTTGTTGATTCTATGACAGGTCAAGATGCAGTAAATGTTGCTGAAAGCTTTGATAATAAGCTTGAACTTACTGGTGTTGTGCTTACTAAACTTGATGGTGATACAAGAGGTGGTGCTGCACTTTCAATAAGAGAAATGACTGGAAAACCTATAAAATATGTGGGTTTGGGTGAGAAGATGAATGATATTGAGATCTTTCATCCTGATAGAATGGCATCAAGAATACTTGGTATGGGTGATGTTTTAACACTTATAGAAAAGGCTCAGTCTGCTATTGATGAGAAGCAAGCAAAAGAGCTTGGTGACAGAATGCTCAGCCAGGAATTTAATTTTGATGATTTTCTTCAAGCTTTTGAGCAAATGAAAAAGTTAGGACCTATAGGTAAGCTTCTTGAAATGGTTCCAGGTTTTAATAGTAGTATGCTTAAGGGTGTTGATTTGTCAAAAAACGAAGGTGAAATGAAAAAGTATGAGGCCATTATAAAATCGATGACTGCTAAGGAGAGAAAAAATCCATCACTTATAACTTCTACAGCTTCGAGGAAAAGAAGAATAGCTCTTGGATCAGGTACTACGGTTCAAGAAGTAAACAAAATACTTAAAAACTTCGAGCAAATGAAGAAGATGATGAAGCAGTTTAAAGGAAATAAGTTTTCTAAAAAAGGGTTATTTGGTGGGAAAATGCCTTTTTAGTAGATAAATAAGTTATTCTTTGAAGGAGGTGAACACAATGGTAAAAATCAGATTAAAGAGAATGGGTGCTAAAAAAGCTCCTTTTTACAGAATAGTTGTAGCTGATTCTAGAAGCCCTAGAGATGGAAAGTTCATAGAAGAGTTAGGATACTACAATCCAACTACAGAGCCTGTTACTTTCAAAGTTGATGCTGACAAAGTTAATGCTTGGATGAAAAATGGAGCTCAACCATCAGAAACAGTTAAAAAGCTTTTAGATAAAAGTGGAGTAACAACTAAATAGTAAGTTTGGGGGTGTCTAACATGAAGCAATTGCTAGAGACTATTGCAAAGTCATTAGTAGATTGTCCTGATGAAGTTCAAGTTAGCGAGGTTACTGGAGAACAGTCCATAATACTTGAATTAAAGGTTGCACCTGAAGATATGGGAAAAGTTATAGGAAAGCAGGGAAGAATAGCTAAGGCTATAAGAACTGTGATAAAGGCAGCAGCTGTAAAAGAAAATAAAAGAGTTGTTGTAGAAATAATATAAGAGTTAGGGTTTTCTAACTCTTATATTTTTATTTTAGTGTATTAAAATGAAATTTATAGGACATAATATTAGTATGACTATAAATTTCATTATTATATAAATTATGTACGTGCTCGGAGGTGTTTTTATGGAAGATTTTTTTAGCATTGGGCAAATTATAAATACTCATGGAGTTCGTGGAGAACTTAAAATTTATCCTCTGACAGATGATATCAATCGCTTTGATGATTTAGATAGTGTTTACGTTGATAATGAAATAAAAAAGGTAATCTCAGTAAAAAAGCAACCTAATAAGCTTATATTGAAGTTAGAAGGAATAGATACTTTAGATGAGGCTGTAAAATATAAGAATAAGTATATTAAAGTTTTAAGAGAAGATGCAGTTGAGTTAAAAGAAGGTCAATATTTTATTAAAGATATTATAGGATGTAATGTTTTTGATGAAAATGATAAGGATTTGGGAGAAGTATATGACGTCATAAGTACAAAAAATAATGATGTATACTGCATAAGAAAAGAAGGTCAGCAGGATATTTTGGTGCCAGCTCTTAAAGATATTGTTCTTAAAATTGAAATAGAGAATAAAAAAATAGTTATAAAGGCTGTTGAAGAATGGCTAGAAAGTTGAAGATAGATATACTAACACTATTTCCAGAGATGTTTGACTTATTCAATTTAAGTATGATAGGCAGAGCTAAAAAGAATGGCATAATAGAAATAAATACTTATAATATAAGAGATTACACAATAGATAAGCATAAAAAAACTGATGACTACCCTTACGGTGGCGGTGCAGGTATGGTTATGACACCTCAACCTATAGTTGATTCAATTAGAAGTGTAAAGGAATCAAATAAAGGGAAGGTCATATTCTTAGGTCCTAGAGGTAAGAAATTTGATCAAGAGGATGCAAAGAAACTCGCAGACAGAGAAGAATTAATAATATTATGCGGCCATTATGAAGGAATAGATGAAAGAGTATATAAATATATAGACGAAGAATACTCTCTTGGGGACTTTGTACTAACAGGAGGAGAAATGGCCTGTATACCTATAGTGGATAGTATATGTAGAATGATTCCAGGAGTTTTATCGAAAAGTGAAAGTTATATTGAAGAGTCTTTCTATAGTGGACTTTTAGAGTATCCGCAGTACACTAGGCCAGAGGAGTTTGAAGGCGCAAGGGTACCAGATGTACTTATTTCGGGACATCATGAGAATATAAGAAAATGGAGAAGAAAGCAGGCTCTAAAAATAACTAAAGATAGAAGAAAAGATTTATTTGATAAGCTTGTTATGACGAAAGAAGACAAAAAACTGTTAAATGATAACGAATTATAAGATTCTTAGTAAAATAAATTATTGATTAACGCCTAAATTTGTGATAAAATTTAAATGTTATTGTGCAGGCGGTCCTCTGTCTTATATCTAGGCATGAACGTCAAATAAAATTAGGAGGTAAGTGCACATGTTAGATGTTATAAAAGAAATAGAAGCAGAACAAATAAGAACAGATCTTCCAAGCTTTAATGTTGGAGATACAGTTAGAATCGAAGTTAGAATCAAAGAAGGCGAGAAGGAAAGACTTCAAGCTTTTGAAGGAACTGTAATCAAAAGACAGAACGGCGGTCTTAGAGAGACTTTCACAGTAAGAAGAGTAGCATACGGAGTTGGAGTTGAAAGAACATTCCCTTTAAATGCACCTGTTATTGCTGGTCTTAAAGTTGTAAGAAGAGGTAAAGTTAGAAGAGCTAAACTCTACTACTTAAGAGATAGAGTTGGTAAAGCTGCTAAGGTAAAAGAAATAAGATAAAAAACAGGGGCTCTATAGTCCCTGTTTTCTTATCATGGTGGTGATAATTTGGGTAAAAGTTTGATTGAATTTGGAAAATCTATAATTATAGCAATAATTGTTGCTGTAATTATAATTATGTTTGTTTTCGAAACCGTCAGTGTTGACGGCACATCAATGTACAGCACACTTCAAAATAATGATAGATTAATAATAGAAAAAATTTCTTATCGTTTCGGATTTCCTAAAAGAGGGGATATAATAGTATTTAAATGTCCTAGTGATACAACTAAAAAGTTTATAAAAAGGGTTATAGCAGTAGAAGGTGACAAGGTTAAGATTGTAAATGATAAGGTATATGTTAATGGGGTTAAATTAAATGAAAATTATGCATACTACATGAATCAACAAGTAACAGATGATCCTAGGGTTCATGATTATGCACTTAGAACTGTTCCTAAGGATTCAGTTTTTGTTCTGGGGGACAATAGATATAACAGTTTAGATAGCAGATTTGAAGATGAAGTTGGATTTGTAAACAAGAAGCTTATTATTGGAAGAGAAGCTTTGAGAATTTATCCTTTTAATAAAATAGGAAAGGTAAGATAGAAATGATGATAGAATCAATAAACTGGTTTCCAGGACATATGGCAAAGACCACAAGAGAAATAAGAGAGAACTTAAAGCTGGTTGATGCGGTAATTGAAATAAGAGATGCAAGAATAGTATATTCCAGCAGTAATCCTGATATAAATAGTATTTGCAAGGATAAACCAAGGATTATTCTTTTGAATAAATTTGATTTAGCTGAGAAATCCATAACCGATAATTGGGTAAAGGCATTATCTAGTGAAAGTATAAGAGCTATTCCAGTTAATGCACTTGAGGGACGTGGATTAAATAGTATAAAACCTGCATTAAATGAACTTCTTAAGCCAAAACTTGATAATATGGCAGCTAAAGGTATTCAAAACTATATTATAAGAGTAATGGTTGTAGGTATACCTAATGTAGGTAAGTCTTCATTCATAAATAAAATGGCTAAAAATAAAGTTGCAAAAGTAGGAAATAAGCCAGGTGTCACTAAAAGTAAGCAGTGGATAAAGACAAATATAGGAATAGAGCTTATGGATACTCCAGGTGTTTTGTGGCCTAAATTTCAAGACCAAAAGGTTGGACTTAATCTTGCTTTCACTGGAGCAATTAAGGATGAAATAATGGATATAGAAGAACTTGCTTTAAAGTTAGTTCAATTTTTACAGAAGAATTATCCTGAAAAGTTAATGGAAAGATATAAGTTAGAAGATATAAATGAAGATCCACTTATCAATATGAATAACATAGCAGCAAAACGTGGTGCCCTTTTAAAAGGCGGAGAAATAGACTATAATAGAGTATCAATTATTATTGTTGATGAATTCAGATCAGGAAAAATAGGGAAAATATCTCTTGAAAGGCCGTGATTAAATCTTGGATTTTTTACAAATGAGCTTTAAAGAAATAAAAAGCACTTTGGAAGATATGGATGAGCAAAGTAGGCTTTCAGCAGCTCACGATATTATGGATGACACAAGAAAGAACGTTAAATCTCTAGGTAAAAAGATTCTAAATGCCTATGAAAAAAAACAAAATGAAATTGCAAGGGTAAAAAAGCTGTATGAGTTTGATAAGCAATTTGGAAACATTGTTATTGCAGGTGTAGATGAAGTTGGAAGGGGACCTCTTGCAGGTCCGATAGTAGGTGCAGCTGTAATTTTAGAGTTGAATGTAGAAAAAGATTTAGACCTTATACTTGGAATAAATGATTCAAAGAAATTAAGCTCTAAAAAAAGGCAAGAGCTATCGGAAATTATAAAAGAAAAAGCTTTGGCTTGGGAGATTGCATCATTGGATAATAATGAAATAGATAAAAAGGGAATCTCATGGTGTAATAATGAAATATTTAAAATTGCCATAAGTAAGCTAAAGAAAGTGCCTGAACTTGTAATATCTGATGGATATGCAGTTAAAGGAATTGGAATAAAAAATCATTACATAGTAAAAGGCGATGCACAAAGTGCAAGTATAGCTTGTGCATCAATAATAGCTAAAGTATATAGGGACAATTTAATGGGTGAGTACGCTAAAAGCTATTCAGAGTATGGCTTTGAAAGCAATGTTGGATATGGTTCCAAGGATCATATAGATGCTATAAAAAAATTTGGAACAACACCAATACATCGTATGAGCTTTTTGAAAAATATTATATAAATAAAAAGGCACAGCTTAGAATCTAAGTCTGTGTGCTTTTATTTATATTGCTATATTTGAAATGCATTTTCTATAAATTTTAAATCGTAAGAATCATTTTGATGATTTAGTATTACCTCTATGACGTCAAACCTAAAGTTATAGTTTATTAGACTCTTACTTGCGATATAATATTTAGCAGTTCTATAAATTTTTAATTTTTTTCTGTAATTTACTGCCTCACAGGGCAAGCCGTAGGTATCACTCCATCTAGATTTAACTTCTACAAAGGTAATATAATCTTTATTCTTTGCTATTATATCCACTTCGCCTAAGAAGCATCTGAAATTCCTATTAAGTATAGTGTATCCTGATTTTTTTAAGTATATTTCTGCTGCTTTTTCACCATAATCGCCTGCTTTTTTATTCAATCTATGCATAAATTACCTCTTTTCTTAAAATATTAATTTTCTACTGTGAAGTGTTGACAGTTTGTTACAAAGTTATTATAATTGATTAAATAATTATAATTTAGCACAGAAGCTAAACATAATAAAGTATAGGAAGTGAACAAATGAGGCCCGTAATTGGAATTACAGCATTATGTAAAAATGAAAATGGCAATCTTTTTACATTTTTAAATTATTATTATTCAAAATCCATAGTTATGGCAGGTGGAACTCCTATATTGATTCCACTTGGTGGAGAAGATGATGATATTAAAAATTATATAGATATAATAGATGGTTTGATATTATCAGGTGGCGAAGACATAAATCCACTTTTTTATGGAGAAAACCCTACAAATAAAATTAATTACACATCTCCGGAAAGGGATGAATATGAAAAAAAGTTATATTTAAAGGCACTAGAAGAAGACATGCCTATTTTAGGGATATGTAGAGGCTTGCAGCTTATGAACTCGGTATCTGGAGGTAACCTTTATCAAGATATAAATATGCAGGTTGAGAACTCTAATGGGCATAGTCCAGTGGGAATCTCTAAATCAAACTTATACCATACTGTGAATATAGTTAAGAATTCAAAGCTTTTTAATATATTTTGCGAGGAAGAAATTAAAGTGAATTCCTTTCATCACCAAGCAATAAAAAAGCTAAGTGATAAATTTATAATATCGGCACAAAGCTCTGACGGCATAGTAGAAGGTATTGAGCACAAATACAATACTTTTGTACTAGGAGTTCAATGGCATCCGGAATATTTATCTTCTAAATACCCTGAATTTTTAAAGCTATT is from Clostridium acetobutylicum ATCC 824 and encodes:
- a CDS encoding gamma-glutamyl-gamma-aminobutyrate hydrolase family protein, yielding MRPVIGITALCKNENGNLFTFLNYYYSKSIVMAGGTPILIPLGGEDDDIKNYIDIIDGLILSGGEDINPLFYGENPTNKINYTSPERDEYEKKLYLKALEEDMPILGICRGLQLMNSVSGGNLYQDINMQVENSNGHSPVGISKSNLYHTVNIVKNSKLFNIFCEEEIKVNSFHHQAIKKLSDKFIISAQSSDGIVEGIEHKYNTFVLGVQWHPEYLSSKYPEFLKLFRTFVIESEKFKSR
- the lepB gene encoding signal peptidase I — encoded protein: MGKSLIEFGKSIIIAIIVAVIIIMFVFETVSVDGTSMYSTLQNNDRLIIEKISYRFGFPKRGDIIVFKCPSDTTKKFIKRVIAVEGDKVKIVNDKVYVNGVKLNENYAYYMNQQVTDDPRVHDYALRTVPKDSVFVLGDNRYNSLDSRFEDEVGFVNKKLIIGREALRIYPFNKIGKVR
- a CDS encoding YraN family protein, whose protein sequence is MHRLNKKAGDYGEKAAEIYLKKSGYTILNRNFRCFLGEVDIIAKNKDYITFVEVKSRWSDTYGLPCEAVNYRKKLKIYRTAKYYIASKSLINYNFRFDVIEVILNHQNDSYDLKFIENAFQI
- the ylqF gene encoding ribosome biogenesis GTPase YlqF; translated protein: MMIESINWFPGHMAKTTREIRENLKLVDAVIEIRDARIVYSSSNPDINSICKDKPRIILLNKFDLAEKSITDNWVKALSSESIRAIPVNALEGRGLNSIKPALNELLKPKLDNMAAKGIQNYIIRVMVVGIPNVGKSSFINKMAKNKVAKVGNKPGVTKSKQWIKTNIGIELMDTPGVLWPKFQDQKVGLNLAFTGAIKDEIMDIEELALKLVQFLQKNYPEKLMERYKLEDINEDPLINMNNIAAKRGALLKGGEIDYNRVSIIIVDEFRSGKIGKISLERP
- a CDS encoding ribonuclease HII encodes the protein MSFKEIKSTLEDMDEQSRLSAAHDIMDDTRKNVKSLGKKILNAYEKKQNEIARVKKLYEFDKQFGNIVIAGVDEVGRGPLAGPIVGAAVILELNVEKDLDLILGINDSKKLSSKKRQELSEIIKEKALAWEIASLDNNEIDKKGISWCNNEIFKIAISKLKKVPELVISDGYAVKGIGIKNHYIVKGDAQSASIACASIIAKVYRDNLMGEYAKSYSEYGFESNVGYGSKDHIDAIKKFGTTPIHRMSFLKNII
- the rplS gene encoding 50S ribosomal protein L19, coding for MLDVIKEIEAEQIRTDLPSFNVGDTVRIEVRIKEGEKERLQAFEGTVIKRQNGGLRETFTVRRVAYGVGVERTFPLNAPVIAGLKVVRRGKVRRAKLYYLRDRVGKAAKVKEIR